The following are from one region of the Silene latifolia isolate original U9 population chromosome 9, ASM4854445v1, whole genome shotgun sequence genome:
- the LOC141601939 gene encoding uncharacterized protein LOC141601939 produces the protein MVSIAGPRVTRSFRYLNCWALSPQFHCCVKASWDAAIYGSKIGVLFQMLKALKSIFKDIHGAEFRSMKEKEKQYATAYTHLRRAEIRTLHQKAKVQHLKLNDDNTQQAVAGAFLEFYKSLLGTDTPVVEPPDELFMTNCLPDSEWAFLTRQVTDAWSTVGADFQAAVQDYFARGILPKAANSTLITLVPKSETPQAVSDFRPMLYYFLQDELGSRYTRKYLSPRCILKIDIRKAFDSGLRQGDPLSPYFFVLCMEVLSRLLRKLPTAQGFSYHPKCVKLNLTHLVFADDLLVFTRGDVPSVLAVAGCLSDFSAMTRLCANPLKTCIYFGGVEARVIQEIVHCSGFTQGDLPFRYLGIPFFPARLTEAMFLPLLDKIKEKLMHWANYSLSYAGKKKSNASWYWANVLHVRDSLLVAFGSKNDAAIFLGNIEQKYSATDLYEVYWPKGAKVGWSKLVMDTISYPAHTFTSMMAFSNALPTMENLI, from the exons ATGGTTAGTATTGCTGGGCCTCGGGTGACTCGTTCTTTTAGATACTTGAATTGTTGGGCTCTCTCCCCTCAATTCCATTGTTGTGTGAAAGCTAGCTGGGATGCCGCTATTTATGGTAGTAAGATTGGTGTCTTGTTTCAGATGTTAAAAGCCTTGAAATCTATCTTCAAAGACATACATGGGGCTGAGTTTAGAAGTATGAAGGAAAAA GAGAAGCAATATGCAACTGCTTATACTCACTTGCGTAGGGCTGAGATTAGGACTCTCCATCAAAAGGCGAAAGTGCAACATCTAAAACTTAATGATGACAATACTCA GCAGGCTGTTGCAGGAGCTTTTTTGGAATTCTATAAAAGCTTATTGGGGACGGATACACCAGTTGTTGAGCCACCTGATGAGCTTTTTATGACAAACTGTCTCCCTGATTCTGAATGGGCCTTTCTTACTCGACAAGTGACTG ATGCTTGGAGTACTGTGGGTGCTGACTTTCAAGCTGCTGTTCAGGACTATTTTGCTCGAGGTATTCTTCCAAAGGCAGCAAATTCCACCCTCATTACCCTGGTTCCTAAAAGTGAAACTCCTCAGGCTGTTAGCGATTTTCGTCCGATGTTGTACTACTTTCTACAAGACG AATTGGGTAGTAGGTATACTAGAAAGTATCTTTCACCTAGATGCATTTTGAAGATCGATATTCGAAAAGCTTTTGATTCG GGACTGCGACAGGGTGACCCGCTCTCTCCTTACTTTTTTGTCCTCTGCATGGAGGTGTTATCTCGCCTTCTAAGGAAGCTACCTACTGCCCAGGGTTTCTCTTACCATCCCAAGTGCGTTAAATTAAACTTGACGCATTTGGTATTTGCTGACGACTTGCTCGTCTTCACAAGGGGAGATGTTCCCTCTGTACTGGCTGTAGCTGGCTGCCTCTCTGATTTTTCTGCCATGACTAGGCTTTGTGCTAACCCGCTAAAAACCTGCATATACTTTGGTGGTGTTGAAGCACGGGTTATACAGGAGATTGTTCACTGTTCTGGTTTCACTCAGGGCGATTTACCATTTCGTTATTTGGGAATACCTTTCTTTCCTGCCAGACTTACCGAGGCTATGTTCCTGCCTTTGCTGGACAAGATAAAAGAAAAGCTTATGCATTGGGCAAACTATTCATTGAGCTATGCTGGTAAG AAAAAGTCGAATGCATCCTGGTACTGGGCAAATGTTCTCCATGTCAGAGATAGCTTGCTTGTTGCTTTTGGCTCCAAGAATGATGCTGCTATTTTCTTGGGTAATATAGAACAAAAATATAGTGCTACTGACCTATATGAGGTGTATTGGCCAAAAGGGGCTAAAGTAGGATGGTCAAAATTGGTTATGGATACTATCAGTTACCCTGCACATACTTTCACTAGTATGATGGCTTTCTCTAATGCTCTGCCCACCATGGAAAatttgatttaa